The window ATTATTATTTCATTAGAGTGCCACACCTAATTGATTTTTGCACGGTCGTTCGTAAATTTTTACAGACTGCTCTGATCATTACCTTTAAATTGTTAATTTTTGTATAAGTGCACAAAGAAGTGCCTGACGATTTTTAATTTGTCGCCGCTAAAGCTACAATGAGGTGTACGTTCTTCTGTCTGCCTATACTTATTGGTATCTGACAAAGCGACATTGAGCTTTCTTTCGGGCTTCCTTTTAAACGGAGTTAATGTGTCTTCATTTTTTTACCGTTTTTCCCCATTCCTGCTTTGTGCTGTGTTTTGCACAGTCCTTTCGGCATGCGGTGGTGGTTCCACCACGGCTTCCGCCAGTTCTCCGGTTACGATTAGCGTGACTGGCCCTGCCAAAGTGATTACTGGTGATCCAATCACGTTTACTGCTCAAACCAATAGCAGTGCAGCGCCTATCAGTGCCATGTCCTGGCGTATCACCCCGCTGACTCTCGGTGCGAGCGCGCTTGCTGCCACTGGCAATACCGATTGTAAAACCGTCACAAAGAGTGCTTCTGGAAACGACTGGACCTGTGTATTACAAATCACGCCACCCGCCAAATTGACCGCTGATTACACGTATCAACTGACGGTAACGGTAGTCGATTCAAAAAATAATACTGCCAGTAGCAGCGCAAATTTAGTCGTCGGGCAAGAAGCCTCCGTCACACTCAACCCGGTCGCCATCGTAGGCGGTACGTCTAATGTGACATCGGGGAGTAAAGCAAGTTTAACTTGCACAGGTAGTGGCGGCACCTCCAACACTGGCTCATACGCTTATCAATGGGTAGTAAATGACGCAGCAGGACTTAGCCTCAACATCACCGCCCCGTCCAATGCAACGACGGATTTCACTGCACCCATCGTCACCACTGCCACCGTAGTAACACTGCAATGCCGGGTGACGGATGACAAACAAAAAACCGGAACTGCGCTACAGACCGTCACCATCAATCCCGTGGTCAAGCCAACGATTGTCCCTATTTCAACCAGCGGCGGGGTGGTACAAGCCGGTGCAATCGTCACTTTGGATGGTAGTAAAACGACGCGTTATGATGCCAACGGCAATCAGGTCACCACAGGCACAATTTATTTTTACTGGAAGCAAAAATCCGGCCCCACCGTCACCATCAGCAATCCCAATAGCAGCGTTGTCACGATCGCGTTACCAACGGACATTGTGACCAGAACTACCTTCCTGTTCACCCTTAACGCATCAAACGCGCCTATAGACTCCAACGGCAATTCGACCGAACCCGTGCAACAAGTCGATGTCTCTTATTTTGTAGATGCCCTGACACCGATAGTCTTGACATCTTATGTGCCTACCCAAACCATATCCTCCGGATACAGCGCCGTTCTATCGGCATCAGCCACCTCAGCAGCATCAGGGCATAACGTATATTTTAGCTGGACGCAAATATCCGGACCAAGCGTTGTACTGGCAAGTGCCAACTCCAGCAACGCGGGTTTTATTGCGCCTACCGTCACTGCCAAGACAATTTTGGTTTTTAGAGTCAGTGCTGGTTACCAGCCTATTGCCAGCGACAATCCCGGCACGGCCTCGCTTGATTTGATCGTTCAGGTAACGCCTTAGACGTCTTTACCAATAACTCATTACGACAATCCTTAATGCCGTAATGAGTTATTGGTTTGTCATCAATGGCTATACAAAATCAGCAGCTTCACATACAAAGAATGCTCAGTCCCTCAAGCCATGCTCACGCTGCCTTGTAAGAGTTTTAGTGGCGACAAAAATCTCTCGCAAAAAATAAATAAAACTACCGACGAGAGACAAAATACCGCACACAAACAAGACCGCTATCAGACTATCCAGGCGTAAATCGGTGGCATCGCCTGCGAACAAAGACGCGATCACCAGACAAACTAGCAGCCCGCAAGAAGTGCTCAGAGTGATAGCACGGTTGATCAGATGCGAGCGCTCATACAACTCGTTTAACTCCTCACGCAAACCTGGTTTTTGAGTGACATTCCCCTTTACCTGCAACATATCCTCCAGCACCCGAGACCGGTCAATAATCCGCGCCAGACGGTTAGTCAGTACGGTCAAATTAGTACCCACGCCAGTCAATAAAAAGACCGGAGCAATAGCAAGTTGAATGATATGGCTGACATCGCCCAGTTGTAGATTAATCAAGGTAGCTCCCTAGTTTTTATCGTGCTGAATTTTAGCAGCCTAAAACACACAATAGAGTATTAAACCAAGATTTTCCAATAGATCGCGACCACAACTTAGATGTATAGGTGATATGCGCAGATCAAAGGAATAATCCCATCGCAATTTGAGTGCGAATGCGAGTCCAACAGCGGCAGCGACAATTTCCCCCTTAGGTCATCAATAGGTCATAACTACGAATTACCATGACGCGTTTTTAACCTGTCATCTTATTCAAGGCCTTGTCATGCAAAACCCTGATCTTGTTCGTCGCTTCCCACGTCAACTTCCGCTAGTGTTGGCGATTAGTGCGGCGCTTGCGCTGGTTGCTTGCGGTGGTAGCAGTAACGACAACACTAGCAATTCTGTCCAGGCGGATGTGGCTTTGGTGGTGCCGTCAGCACCTGCTGATTTAGGTTTTGTTGATACTGCGCCGGTGCTGGCGTCGGTGCCGGCATTTGTAGATAATGTGGCGAGCAATCAGCGTGGTGATGCGCGCTATGCGACCTTGGATACCAATGCGGGTGTGCGCGTGCTGGCAGGTTTTAAAACTATCTGGCAACCGCTGACGGACATTGTGGATGCGGGTGTTTCTGCTCCGGCAGTTGGCAATTTTCCTGCTGTGATTCCGTCGGTCTGGACTGGCCTGCCAAATGATGGCACAGCGGGCGGTACGATTTTGAACAGTGCCGTACACAATGCCAATATCCAATATGTGGTGACGGCGACGACCGCGCGTACACCCGCGCAAGAGTTGGCAGCGTACCTAGATGATCGACGTGGCAAGGGTTATAGCGTCAGTGACGGTATGGGTCCGCTGACGACGGCCTGGCGCGCAGCGGCGCAGCAAACTACCAGTGTTACTGCAATTGCAGCGGATGCGACGACGGTTTTGTATAACGATACCGGGAATAATATCGGCGTCGGTGGCAGTGCCAATGCCGCATTTGGTAGCGTGGTCGATTTCATCAGCGCGATGAGTAACAATGGTTCTACCGAGCCGGCCAAGCGCTTTTATAAATATGCCCGGCCTTACCGCTGGAGCAGTAACGTCGTCGTTGTGCCTGCATTAGTTCCGGCAAAAAGCAGCACGCCGACGACTGATGGCGGTTTTACCAGTGGCCATTCAGCCGAGGCAACGCGTGACACCGTGGCGATGGCATATGCCGTCCCGGAACGTTTTCAAGAGATTCTGACGCGCGGTCTGGAGTTGGGTGAAAACCGGATTCTCGCTGGTATGCACTCGCCGCTGGACGTCATCAGCGGTCGCATGCAAGGCCAGGCAGTGGTCGCTGCCAATTTGGTCGACCCCGCCAACGCGACTAAAAAAGCCGCTGCCGTCGCGCAGGCGCACGCCACCTTGATGGCACAAACTAGTACCAGCAGCGATACCTTTAATGCCTTTGCTCATTCTGCTACGGTAGCCACCGATCGCTTTGCGGATTACGCGACGAACAAGGCAAATTACCTGCGCCGCATGACTTACAGCTTTGCACCAATTGCTGCAACCACTGCGCCTGCCGTGGTACCAAAAGGTGCGGAAGCTTTGCTGGAAACCCGCTTGCCGTACCTGAGCGATGTGCAACGCCGCGTCGTCTTAAAAACCACTGCGCTTGCATCCGGCTACCCTGTGATGGACGATGCAGAAGGTTGGGGACGCTTGAATTTGTTCGCGGCAGCAGATGGTTATGGCGTATTTACCGGCAATGTGGTGGTTGTGATGGACGCCAACCAGGGTGGTTTCAGCGCAATGGATAGCTGGCGCAACGATATCTCCGGCGCGGGTAAATTACTCAAGCAAGGCAGCGGCACCTTAAAACTGACAGGCAACAATAGCTGGACTGGCGGCACAGAATTGAACGCAGGCGTATTAGAGGCGGACTCCGTATCTGCCTTGGGCAAAGGCGATGTGTATGTCAGCGGCGGCACATTGGTGAGCAACGCCACAGGTGCAACTACCGTCTCTGGAAAATATACGCAGTTGGCTAACACCACTCTGGAGCTGGATTTGGGCAGCGGCCAGCAAGGCCGGTTTACCGCCACTGGCGTGATCACTATTGCTGGCGGCACCCTGCGTATTAAATTTCAAAACGGCTATAAACCAGCCGTCGGCGACACGCTGAACATTATCACCGCGGCAAGCTTTAAAGGTAAATTTACCAGCATCGTCGTCGATGGTTTTAGCGCGACACCGATTTATACCGACACGGGTTTGCAGTTACGTTTGGGTGCATAGTTGAGCGTTTAAGTGCTTAAGAAAATAGCCGGGCAGCATGTACGGATGGAAGCGGATAGCCGCGATTAGCGGATCGCCAAAAATTGAAGTAGGGTGCGCCATGCGCACCAATGATGGAAAACAAACGGCTTAAAATAAGGATATGCGGTGAAACGGTGCGCATGGCGCACTCTACAGATGTAAGTGCAATTGCGCGCGTCCGAGATGAGCATGCACACCGTCATCACTCTATCCCGCACACAGACTTGTTCGAAATCCGACATACTCCTCAGAGTCAGTCAACACTCAGGAGAATAAGGATGTCAGCAAGCACTCGTATGCCAGCAATTTTTTCGGCCATGGCAGCCCGATGAACGCATTAGAAGATAATCGTTACACCAAGGAGTGGCATGCGCTTGCCCAGCGTTTTCCGCGTCCTAAGGCCATTTTATCGGTGTCGGCACATTGGACTACACGTGGCACGGCGGTGACGGCGATGGCTGCGCCGCAGACGATTCATGACTTTGGCGGATTTCCGCAAGCTTTGTTTGATATGCGGTACCCCGCTCCTGGTGATCCGGCACTGGCTGCGCGGATTGCGGCTTTGTTGGCGCCGCTGCCGTTGTTTTTAGATCAGCAATGGGGACTTGATCATGGCACCTGGTCTGTGTTGATCAAAGCTTATCCCGCTGGCGATATTCCGGTGCTGCAATTGAGTTTGGATGTGACCCAGCCAGCAGGTTTCCATTTTGAACTGGGAGGCAAATTATCCGCCTTGCGTGAAGAGGGGGTGATGGTGATCGGTACCGGTAATGTGGTACACAATCTCCGCCGCATGGATCCGCAATCGCCCGGTTACGACTGGGCCGTGCGCTTTAATCAAGCAATGAAGCAAGCCATGTTGGACGGCGATTTTGAGGCAGTGATGAATTACACCGACCTTGGGCAAGACGCCAGCTTGTCGGTGCCAAGCTCAGAACACTTTTTGCCCTTGTTGTATGTGCTGGGGGCAAAAACTGAAGAAGATCAATTAGAGATTACGACCGAGGGAATGGAGCTGGGCGCGATTAGTATGATGTCGGTGGTGGTGGCTTGACTTAACGAGGAAATCCATATACTCCCCATTATTTTTAGTCAATATGGCTAAATGTCCAGAATTTACATGGACAATCAAAATATACCCTATAGGAGTAATTTTAATTCGTGCTTGTGTTCGGATTAAATTTTGATGATTTTTGCTGAAAGCTTAATTCTCTCGAATGTCATTCCAGCGTGGGTTTAGCTGGAATCCCGTGTCGTTATTCTGAGAATGGAGTCGCAACTTGGAGGCCAAGTGGTCGCACCACAAACGTCACGTCACTGGATTCCGGCTAAACCCATGCCGGAATGACGCACTAATGAGTCCTTACGCGGGCTAGTTTAGATGGCTAATTGAGCTGACTACTTAAATCAGACACTTCAGCCAGATCCTTAAGCTGGTTTAGCCGGCAGTGTCAGCTTCACTTCTAATCCACCTTCGCTTAAATTAGCCAACTGCACGCTGCCGCCATGTTGCTGGGCGATGTTTTGGGCGATGGTTAAACCTAATCCGGTACCGCCGGTATCGCGTGAACGTGATGTCTCTGTGCGATAAAACGGCTCAAACACTTTTTGCAATTGATCTGCCGGAATGCCAGCACCACCATCACGGATGAAGACGTGCATCAGTTTGATGCCGGCATCGCTGCTGGTTTCTAAGGTGACTTTGGCGTGGTGCCCATATTTGACTGCGTTATCAATCAGGTTGGTCAGACAACGGCGCAATGCCTGCGGTCTGGCCATCACGGTTATGCCGGATTTGCCGTTGAAGCTGACTTCTTGCCCGGCATCTGCAGCATCGGCACAGACACTATCAAGCAGTGAATCCAGATCCAAAGGGCGCAGCGATTCATTGCTATCCATACTGCGCGCCAGATCTAGCCCTTCTTTGACCATGGTTTGCATTGCCGACAAATCGCCGACCAGCTTATCCCGCAACTCGGTATCGCCGACTTTTTCCAAACGCAAACGCAAACGCGTTAGCGGTGTTTGCAGGTCATGGGTAATCGCTGCCAGCATGTGCGTGCGTTGCTGGATGTGTTGGCGGATTCGACCTTGCATAGAGTTAAACGCTTTGGTCGCTTGCAGAATTTCTGTCGTACCGACTTCAGGCAAAGCCGGACGATTAATATCTTTACCTAAATCTGTCGCGGCTTGCGCCAGTTGCCGGAGTGGTCTTACCGTCATGCGCGACACCAGATAGGCCAGTACTGCAATGCTGCAAAAGAACAAGAATAAATACAAAAAGAAATCTGGGCGCAACGGTGGTACTGCACCGCGTGGTGGCAATGCGGTCAGATGCAAGATAGTGCCATCATGTAGTTTAATACTTAATTCTTCACAGGTAGATCTTTGCGCCATTGTTTCTGCTGGAAGGTTAGTGCAGCCCTCAGAATCTGGCGGCAAGGAGGAAACCTCAAAAGTTTTACCTAAACGTTCGCTCAGCGTCAGCGCATATGCTGAGCGCGGCGCTTCGCTACGTGCCTGATTTGGCAGCGTTGTAAGGCGCAAACCTAATCGCGGTGCCGTGGCTAAAAAGGCTTCTCGGTTTGCCGGCGGTAAAGCATCCATTGCCAGCAGCAATTGTTCGGCACGTTCAATTGCCCGATTCTCACGGAACTGTTCTATGGTTTTTTGGCGCTCACCAAACGCCAGCCACCAGGTTAGTGCAGTAGAGCTCACTACACCCAACAACAGGATGCCAAAAATCCTGCCGGACATCGACTTGATAATGGTCATGCTCCGCTCTCCATCGTGACGTTGACCGATAGCACATAGCCGCCGTTGCGTACGGTTTTAATAATTTGCGGCGAGCGTGCATCTTCCCGCAGTTTTTGCCTCAGGCGACTGATCTGAATATCGATAGAACGATCAAACGGATCCGCATCGCGGCCATGTGTCATGTTTAATAACTGATCACGATTGAGGATGCGGTTAGGGTGATCTAAAAATATATTAAGCATGCGGAATTCTGCGCCGGACAAAGCGATCACCATGCCTTCCGGGCTGACTAGATGGCGCGCCGTCAGATCAAGCGTCCAGTCAGAAAATTTTAAGCGATGAACTTGCTCACCATTGCTACCCAATGTCATAGACTGAGTGCGGCGCAGCACGCTGCGTATGCGTGCTAACAGCTCGCGTGGCTCAAACGGTTTTGGTAAATAATCATCTGCCCCCATCTCCAGGCCGAGTATACGATCCAGCGGCTCACTTCTGGCCGTCAGCATAATGACGGGCATTGTTGATTTGGCGCGCAGAGTACGGCATAAGGTCAAGCCATCGTCGCCAGGCAGGTTTAAATCCAGTACCACCAGATCAACATGATTGTTATCCAGCGCCGCCCACATTGCATTGCCATCAGCAGCCATTAAAGTAGCGTAACCATGACCATCCAGATAGTCGGCCAACAGGCTACGAATGTCGCGATCGTCATCAACGATCAATATTTTGCTTGGAGTATCCATGGCTCGTATTATGAAGTCCTGACAGCAAAGAAGGCATGTGATTTTGTATCGTCTTGTTATGATAAACCGAGAACGACACAATGCGACACATCTGCAAGCGTTCTTGCCACTGATTGTTACACAGCGATACAAAGCAGATTGCTGCCGACACTTGCCAGTTACATCACTGCGCCAACATAAGCCGCATGTGCAAGTCACATAGGTAAGTCAAATGCACAAGTCACATGTGGAAGTCACAACCAGCGACTTATCAAAAACGTATTCAACTACTCGGTAGTAATTTAAAGAGGAACACCATGGCACCAATAAAAAATCCGATCGCCATCGCGCTTGCCGCTATCAGCATGTGTATTGCCATCGGCGTATCTGCCCAAACATCACCAGCAGCACCAACATCGGCTGCGGCTGCTGCCGTACCACCGCCTCCACAGCATCAAAAAGCGGGGATGGATCAGGCTAAATGGGCTGAAAAAATGCAAGAGCGTATGGCAAAACATATCGCAGAATTGCATGACAAGCTTAAGATCACTGCAGCCCAAGAACCTGCCTGGAAAACCTTCATTGAGTCGATGAAACCAAGCATGCCGCCAGGTGCGCAAGCGATGCGACCGGATCATAAAGAAATGGATAAATTAAGCACTCCTGCCCGTATGGAAAAAATGCTGGAGAAACTGAAAGAACATGAGGCGATGATGCAAACGCGTCTGACATCACTCAAAACTTTTTATACGGTCTTGACACCAGAACAGCAAAAAATATTTGATGAT of the Undibacterium sp. 5I1 genome contains:
- a CDS encoding Spy/CpxP family protein refolding chaperone; translated protein: MAPIKNPIAIALAAISMCIAIGVSAQTSPAAPTSAAAAAVPPPPQHQKAGMDQAKWAEKMQERMAKHIAELHDKLKITAAQEPAWKTFIESMKPSMPPGAQAMRPDHKEMDKLSTPARMEKMLEKLKEHEAMMQTRLTSLKTFYTVLTPEQQKIFDDSHRQMMHRWSKGGHGMQHGMGDMGGRGGMGRPPMPDGAMPDHPPMPAK
- a CDS encoding DUF2721 domain-containing protein, encoding MNLQLGDVSHIIQLAIAPVFLLTGVGTNLTVLTNRLARIIDRSRVLEDMLQVKGNVTQKPGLREELNELYERSHLINRAITLSTSCGLLVCLVIASLFAGDATDLRLDSLIAVLFVCGILSLVGSFIYFLREIFVATKTLTRQREHGLRD
- a CDS encoding phosphatase PAP2 family protein; translated protein: MQNPDLVRRFPRQLPLVLAISAALALVACGGSSNDNTSNSVQADVALVVPSAPADLGFVDTAPVLASVPAFVDNVASNQRGDARYATLDTNAGVRVLAGFKTIWQPLTDIVDAGVSAPAVGNFPAVIPSVWTGLPNDGTAGGTILNSAVHNANIQYVVTATTARTPAQELAAYLDDRRGKGYSVSDGMGPLTTAWRAAAQQTTSVTAIAADATTVLYNDTGNNIGVGGSANAAFGSVVDFISAMSNNGSTEPAKRFYKYARPYRWSSNVVVVPALVPAKSSTPTTDGGFTSGHSAEATRDTVAMAYAVPERFQEILTRGLELGENRILAGMHSPLDVISGRMQGQAVVAANLVDPANATKKAAAVAQAHATLMAQTSTSSDTFNAFAHSATVATDRFADYATNKANYLRRMTYSFAPIAATTAPAVVPKGAEALLETRLPYLSDVQRRVVLKTTALASGYPVMDDAEGWGRLNLFAAADGYGVFTGNVVVVMDANQGGFSAMDSWRNDISGAGKLLKQGSGTLKLTGNNSWTGGTELNAGVLEADSVSALGKGDVYVSGGTLVSNATGATTVSGKYTQLANTTLELDLGSGQQGRFTATGVITIAGGTLRIKFQNGYKPAVGDTLNIITAASFKGKFTSIVVDGFSATPIYTDTGLQLRLGA
- a CDS encoding response regulator, with the translated sequence MDTPSKILIVDDDRDIRSLLADYLDGHGYATLMAADGNAMWAALDNNHVDLVVLDLNLPGDDGLTLCRTLRAKSTMPVIMLTARSEPLDRILGLEMGADDYLPKPFEPRELLARIRSVLRRTQSMTLGSNGEQVHRLKFSDWTLDLTARHLVSPEGMVIALSGAEFRMLNIFLDHPNRILNRDQLLNMTHGRDADPFDRSIDIQISRLRQKLREDARSPQIIKTVRNGGYVLSVNVTMESGA
- a CDS encoding ATP-binding protein, translating into MTIIKSMSGRIFGILLLGVVSSTALTWWLAFGERQKTIEQFRENRAIERAEQLLLAMDALPPANREAFLATAPRLGLRLTTLPNQARSEAPRSAYALTLSERLGKTFEVSSLPPDSEGCTNLPAETMAQRSTCEELSIKLHDGTILHLTALPPRGAVPPLRPDFFLYLFLFFCSIAVLAYLVSRMTVRPLRQLAQAATDLGKDINRPALPEVGTTEILQATKAFNSMQGRIRQHIQQRTHMLAAITHDLQTPLTRLRLRLEKVGDTELRDKLVGDLSAMQTMVKEGLDLARSMDSNESLRPLDLDSLLDSVCADAADAGQEVSFNGKSGITVMARPQALRRCLTNLIDNAVKYGHHAKVTLETSSDAGIKLMHVFIRDGGAGIPADQLQKVFEPFYRTETSRSRDTGGTGLGLTIAQNIAQQHGGSVQLANLSEGGLEVKLTLPAKPA
- the ygiD gene encoding 4,5-DOPA dioxygenase extradiol, which gives rise to MNALEDNRYTKEWHALAQRFPRPKAILSVSAHWTTRGTAVTAMAAPQTIHDFGGFPQALFDMRYPAPGDPALAARIAALLAPLPLFLDQQWGLDHGTWSVLIKAYPAGDIPVLQLSLDVTQPAGFHFELGGKLSALREEGVMVIGTGNVVHNLRRMDPQSPGYDWAVRFNQAMKQAMLDGDFEAVMNYTDLGQDASLSVPSSEHFLPLLYVLGAKTEEDQLEITTEGMELGAISMMSVVVA